Genomic DNA from Pigmentiphaga litoralis:
TGAAGCCGCAGGGCTTCATTGCCAACGGCAGCACGCCGCAGGAGTTTTCCGGCTTTATCGATAAGCAGACCACCATCTATGCACGGGTCATCAAGGAAGCGAACATCCGCGTGGACTGAAGGATGCGCTTGCTGATCTTGATTGCCGCTCAATATTGAACAACACGCTTTTACCGGATTCACCCCATGCGCAATTTTTCCGACAGCCATGAATGGCTTTCCATCAACACCGCCACCCTGCGCCGGCAGGAAGGCCGCGAGGTGCCACTGCTGGACATCCTGGACCAATGCGCCAAGCAAGGCGTGCGGGCCATTTCACCCTGGCGCGACCAGGTGGCGGCAGCGGGACTGGCGGCCACGTCGCGCGCCGTCCGTTCCCATGGCATGGCCTTGTCGGGCTATTGCCGGGGCGGCATGTTCACGTACACCGACGCCCCAGGCCACCTGGCGGCGCGATCCGACAACCGGCGGGCCGTCGATGAAGCCGCCGAATTGAACGCGGCTTGCCTGGTGCTGGTGGTGGGCGGGCTGCCGGGCGCACTGGCCGGCAAGGCGGCCTACACCGACATCACGCGCGCCCGCGCGCAGGTCGAAGAAGGCATCGCCGAACTGCTGGAGTACGCCAAGGGCGCGCACATGCCCGTCGCCATCGAACCCCTGCACCCCATGTATGCGGCCGACCGCGCCTGCGTCAACACGATGGAACAGGCCCTGGATATCTGCGATCGCCTGGACCCGGGCAAGACGGGTGCGCTGGGCGTGGCGGTCGATGTCTATCACGTGTGGTGGGACCCGAAGCTGCGCGAACAGATCGCCCGTGCCGGCAAGTCGCGTCTGCTGGCCTTTCACGTGTGTGACTGGATGACGCCCACCACCGACTTGTTGAATGACCGCGGCATGCCGGGCGACGGTGTCATTGATATTCCGTTGATCCGCGGCTGGGTCGAAGCGCAGGGATTCGCGGGCTACAGCGAAGTCGAGATCTTTTCGCAAGACAACTGGTGGAAGCGTCCGGGCGCCGAGACCCTGGCCACCTGCATCGAACGGCATCGCAGCGCGGTTTGACGACGGGTCCGGCATGGCCGGGTTGTATAATCGCGGCCATTCCGGAGCTTGATTTGACCCTCTCGTCGCGCATGTCCACCCGTCCCTTCCCGTCGTCCGCGGCACGCTGATGACCAGCGACGTCACGGCAGACCCCCGTCAGCGATCGCGCGACGCCGATCGCACCCAGGCAGAAATCCTGCTGGCCGCCCGCGATGAATTTGCCGAATACGGCCTGGGCGGCGCGCGCGTCGACCGCATCGCCGAACGCGCCAAGGTCAACAAACGGCTGATCTACTACTACTTCCAGAACAAGGAAGCCTTGTTCCTGGCCGTGCTGGAAGCCGCCTACGACGACATCCGCGCCGCCGAGCGCAAGCTCCACCTGGAACACCTGTCGCCGGCCGACGCGGTGCGCAAGCTGACCGAATTCACGTGGGAGTATTACCTCGCCCACCCCGAATTCATCACGCTGCTCAATAGCGAAAACCTGCACCGCGCGCGGCATCTGGCGCAGTCCGACAACGTGCAGAACGTCAACTCGCCCCTGATCGAAACGTTGGCCGGCATCCTGGAACGGGGCCGTGCGGCAGGCGTGTTCCGGGGCGGTGTGGACCCCGTGCAGCTGTATGTGTCCATCGCGGCCCTGTCCTATTTCTACCTGTCGAACAACCACACCCTGTCGTCCGCCTTCGGCCGCGACCTGCTGTCCGCGAAGGCCAAGGCCGAACGCATCTCGCACATCAACGAAGTGATCATGGGGTATATCCTGCGGGATTGATGCCAAGGACGCGCAATGATCGATCACCTCGACCACCTGGTGCTGACCTGCACCGACCCCGACGCCACCATCGCGTTCTACACCGGCGTGCTCGGCATGCAGCTTGAAACGTTCCGCGGCGGCCGCCAGGCTTTCCGCTTCGGCAATCAGAAGATCAACCTGCACGTCCGTGGCAGCGAGTTCGAACCCAAGGCGCATTTGCCCGTGCCCGGCGCGCTGGACCTCTGCTTTATTGCCGACCGCCCGCTGGACGACGTGATCGCCGCCCTGAACGCGGCCGGTGCGACCATTATTGATGGCCCGGTCGAACGCACCGGCGCCACGTCCCGCATCCGGTCGGTGTATCTGCGCGATCCGGACCTGAATCTGATCGAGATTTCGGAACTGATGGCGTGATTTGTACGCCCCCGGTTGAAGGATTGTCCAAAACGGGATATCTTGGCGACAGATAGATGATTCGGGGCCTTCAAGGCGTCTATCTGCCCCCTGCGTGCAGGGTCCAGCCGTGCTGGTATCAAGAGCTCCCGCCATGAAGCCTCGTTTACGGGGCTTCATTCGTTTCAGCTTTGGGTTTTCCAACCCCCGGACGGTCGCGGATCCCTGACGGAATCGCCACGCGATATTTTAGCGGCCAACACTTTGAACCGCACTTTGCCCTTTCGGTGGTGCGGGATGGTCGGGCCCGTTGTTCCCGGCATGCGCACGTAGGCACTCTCTATCACCATCCGCAGCGCATTGATCCGATCACGGCGCAGCTGAAAATAGATTTCGTAAGACAGTTGGTGGCCCGCGTCATCGATTAGCTCCACGACCAACCAGTTCTTGGAAGCACTTCCTGTGTAGTAGCAGACGCTGTTTTCCAGGGAACGGACGATTCGGGGAAGCTGAAGCGACCACTGATACCGCCTTGGACAAAAGGCACGCGCTACGCGGCGGTGGTCGAGGATCTTACGGTCCATTCCAAGCACACCAAAGTCGAGTTGCTGTCCGTGTTTCGGACCGAACGACACGCAATGGGACGTGAATTCGACGTGAATCTGCAGGGAGACCTGGGGATGCCGGGGCGTGGCCTCGATCACTAGTTCGACTATCATCCCGGCGAGATGGGCGAGCGAATGGTAGACGCCGTCGACACGGATAAACGCTCGTTTCCGAATTTGCACCCAGTCCACAGCCGCAGCCTTACTCGCATTGACGCTAACCAGCGAAGCAGCGGAGTATGCGGCGAGCTGAAAGCCGTGGAAATTGGGCAAAATTGTCTGCGTGGGAACCGGTATCCGCATGGATGCGACAGCTTGCCGGACTTACCACGCCATCGGTCAGCTTGCGTTTACACTGGCGGGCCGTCGCGACAGGCGACGCGAATTTACGTGAGTTGTATACCTTGATGATGTCTACCGCATGCGGCGTCGACTTTGGCACGTCCAATTCCACCGTGGGATGGAGCCGGCCAGGACACCCGGCCCTGCTCGACCTGGAGCAAGGCAAGCCGACGCTCCCTTCCGCCATCTTCTTCCATGATGAAGACGCCGAAATCAGCTACGGCCGCGCCGCGCTGGCCGATTACCTGGCCGGTTACGACGGGCGGCTGATGCGGTCCATGAAGAGCCTGCTGGGCAGCTCGCTCATGGAAGGCCATACCGAAGTCCAGGGCCGTGCCCTGCCCTTTCGCACCCTGCTGGCCAAGTTCATTGGCGAACTGAAGCACCGCGCGGAATCCGCCGCGGGCCGCCGCTTTGATAGCGCCGTGCTGGGCCGTCCGGTCTTTTTTGTCGATGACGATCCGGTGGCGGATGATCTGGCGCAGACGACGCTGGCCGAGATCGCGGCGTCGGTCGGCTTCAAGCACATTGAATTCCAGTTTGAACCGATGGCTGCCGCATTCCATTACGAATCGCAGATCGACCGCGAAGAACTCGTGCTGGTCGTCGACATTGGCGGCGGTACGTCGGACTTTTCGGTGATCCGGCTGGGCCCGGACCGCGCGACCAAGCTGGAACGGCGCGACGACATTCTGGCCAACGGCGGTGTGCACATCGGCGGGGTCGACTTCGACAAGTACCTGAGCCTGGCGACCGTCATGCCGCGTTTCGGCCTGGGCAGCAAGCTGACGAGCGGCAAGGACGTGCCGTCGACTCAGTTCAATAATCTGGCCTGCTGGCACACCATCAACCTGGCCTACAGCCGCAAGGCGTGGGCGCACCTGAACGATATCTACGGCGAGGCGGCCGAGAAGGACAAGCTGGCGCTGCTGCTCGGCATGGTCAAGGAACGGTCGGGGCACTGGCTGGCGATGCAGGTCGAAGAAGCCAAGATCGAGCTGTCCGATGCGGGTCAGGCGGTGATCGATCTGTCCCGCGTTGCACCAGGCCAGTCGGTGGACGTGACACGTGCCGTCTTCGACAAGGCGGTCGGACATCTGGTCGACAAGGTGGAAGTGACGGTGCAGGACGTGCTGCGCAAGGCGGGCGTCGCGCCGGCGGACATCGACACGGTGTTCTTTACCGGCGGCTCCAGCCGCCTGCCGCTGTTGCGGGAACGGCTGTCGGCCGTGGTGCCCAGCGCCCGCAGTGTCGAAGGTGACGTGTTTGGAAGCATCGGCGCGGGTCTCGCGCTGGACGCGATGCGCAAGTTCAATTGAGGAAGTCAGTGCACTGATCGTCAGTGCACTGCTGCCAAGCGCGGCGAAGTTGCCTGCAGTGCACTGATGATCAGCGTGCTGCTGTTCATTGCAGTGCACTGACATTCAGTGCACTGGGGTTATGTGCAGCGCCCGGCTTCCTTCACTGAAACGCCGTTTCCATGAAGTTGCGCAGCTTGCGTGAATGCAGCCGTTCGGGCGGCATTTCGCGCAGCAGTTCCAGCGCGCGAATCCCGATATCCAGATGCTGTCCGACCTGCCGGCGATAGAAGGCGCTTGCCATCCCCGGCAGCTTCAGTTCGCCGTGCAGCGGCTTGTCGGACACGCACAGCAGCGTCCCGTAGGGCACCCGGAAACGGAAGCCGTTCGCAGCAATCGTTGCCGACTCCATGTCCAGCGCGATCGCGCGTGACTGCGCAAAGCGCTGCACCGGCTCCAGCTGCTCGCGCAATTCCCAATTCCGGTTGTCGATCGTCGCCACGGTGCCGGTCCGCATGATGCGCTTCAGTTCCCACCCGGACAGTCCAGCCACCTGTTCCACCGCCTGTTCCAGTGCGACCTGCACTTCGGCCAGGGGCGGCACGGGCACCCAGGTCGGCAAGTCCGCATCCAGCACGTGATCGTCACGCACGTAGCCATGCGCCAGCACATAGTCGCCCAAGCGCTGCGACGTGCTCAGACCGGCGCAATGCCCCAGCATCAGCCAGGCATGCGGACGCAGTACGGCAATATGATCCGTAATCGTCTTGGCGTTGGATGGCCCGACGCCAATGTTGACCAGTGTCACGCCGGAATTATTGGGGCGCACCAGGTGATACGCCGGCATCTGCGGCAGCCGCCCCACCGCGACCCGATTCGGCTCGCTTTCGCCATGACGCGTGATGCGATTGCCGGGCTCCACCAGTGCGTCGTACTCGCCGCTACCCACCAGCGCGCGCGCCCGTTCGCAGAATTCGTCCACATAGAACTGGTAGTTGGTGAACAGCACGTAGTTCTGGAAATGCGTGGGCGCCGTGGCCGTGTAGTGCTGCAAGCGATGCAAGGAATAATCGATCCGCGGCGCGGTAAACGGCGCCAGGGGGCGCGGCGACGTGTCATTGCCAAACCACGTGCCGTTCACGATCGCGTCATCGGTAATCGCCAGATCGGGCACGTCGAACATGTCACGCAGCGGCCGCTTCAGCGCCTCGATCTGCTCGCCCTCCACATACGTACCATCGGGAAAGGCAAAGTGCAGAGCGATCGGCACGTCCGACTCGCCCACATCGATGGCCACGCCATGGTTCTGGATCAGCAGCTTGATCTGCTCCGTCAGGTATTCCTCGAACAAGGCTGGCTGCGTGACGGTGGCCTGGTAGACGCCGGGTTCAGCCACGTGGCCGTACGACAGGCGCGAGTCCACCGAATCGTAGGTGTCGACACGGATGCGGATGAAGGGGTAGCAGGCCCGTACGCGCCCGGCCTCGGCGGCTTGGGCGGCCACGATGTCCTTGAACGACGCCACGAGCCACGACGTGTTGCGCTCGTAGATGGCGATCAGCCGCGCCACGGCAGCGGTCGCGTCGCGAAAGGATTCGGTAGGCCAGGGAGTGGGCAGTGCTGGCTCGACAGGATGAGCGGGCGGGGCGGAAAGCGGAACGGAATTAGTCATGGGCATTCTTCACGTTGGACGCGGCAGGCGTGCTGCGATAGCGGCGTCGAAACGAAAGGCCACGTCGGCGGCCTTGCGCGTCGCGACGACAAGGCCATGATACCGGTGAATGTGGACGGATTAATGGCTGAGCGGCTTGCCAACCGAGTTCAAGCCTTAAACCTTGGACGTTGCAGAGCGTCAAGACGGCAAGCGTGGTGGAATTTGAGGTGATGAAATGCGTCAGCCGACACGCCGTAGTCTCGCGGTCGCGAAGCTACATTATTATTAGGACGTCTTATGTTTCTTGGCGATGACAGAAAAGCATTTTTAGAATACTTGAGGAACCTGACGCCTCAAATATTCTTCTTCAGCCTTACCATCGGTATGGGCTCAAGACTAGGGTCAACCGATTATCAATGGAATTCAAATAGCTGGATCCTCGCGTCCTCCACCTTGGCTTTCTTCGGGATATTCCTCGGCTCTATGATTGCGAATGCCACGTTGTTCATAGAGACGGTTTTCGCGCCCCGTAAGGAGTTCTCACGGCAAGTTGCCTTGGTGTGGAACTCAGACGGCAAGCTCTTGCTCCGACTACTACGAACAGTTCGTGCCGCCTGGATTCAGCAAAACCGGCTGTTGCTGACTTTATTTGTTGCAGCACCAATCATGCAGTTTGCTCTTTACGGCGTTCTCGCCACTGCGATCATTCATTCGCGAGCGTTCAAGGTCGTTTGAAATAAGTTTAAGCCGCCCGTTCAAGACAACAAAAAACCCGCGCATCTGACGATGATCGCGGGTTCAATGTGTACTGCAACTGCTGCTGTACTTTTCAGTACCTTGGTGCCGTCGGCGAGACTCGAACTCGCACAGCTTTCGCCACTACCCCCTCAAGATAGCGTGTCTACCAATTTCACCACGACGGCATTTGTTCCAAGCCCGCTAGTATATAGGAAATCTGACGAGGGTGTCGCCAGACTTCCCACATTTTTAGCTGCGCGTTGCGGGTGCAGCGGGTGTGGCTGGCGCTGCAGGCGCGGTCGGTGCAACCGGGACCGAGTTGTCGTTACCGGGGACCGGCGGACGGGGCAAACCGGGAACCGAAGGCACGGAACGGTCGGTCGGGACGGCGTCCATCACGCCGCCTTGAGGCGCAACGGATGCGGCCGGGCGGCCAAGGTAGGCCAGGCCAGCGGTGGTGACGAAGAAGACGACCGCGGCCCACTTGGTGGCGCGTGACAGGAAGTTCGCTGCGCCGGTCGCGCCGAACAGGCTGCCTGCGGAGCCGCCGCCGAATGCCGAGCCCATGTCGGCGCCCTTGCCCTGTTGCAGGAGCACCAGGACGATGATGGTGATGGCGGAAATGACCTGCACGACCAGCAGGACGGTAAACAAAACAGACATTAAAGACTCCGGGTTGACGCGCCCGCCTCGGCGATGCGCAAGAATTCGTCGGCGACCAGGGCGGCACCGCCGATCAGCCCACCGTCGATGTCGGCCTGCGCGAACAAGGTGGCCGCGTTGGCTGCCTTGACGCTGCCGCCATAAAGAATACGGACGCCGGGGCACTTGACGGCGACCAGCGCGGCGCGGATCGCGGCGTGCACTTCCTGCGCCTGTTCGGGGCTGGCGGTCTTGCCGGTGCCGATGGCCCAGACGGGTTCATAGGCCAGTACCATGCGCGAGACGGCTTCGGAGCCCAGGGCGAGCACGGGAGCAAGCTGCGCGTGGATCACGTCAAGGAAGCGGCCGCTTTCGCGTTCTTCCAGGCTTTCGCCGATGCAGACGACCGGGGTCAGGCCGGCGGCCAGGGCAGCCTTGGCCTTGTCGGCCACGACGTCACTGGATTCGGCATGCATGCTGCGGCGCTCGGAATGGCCCACGAGCACATAGCGGCAGCCGAAGTCGGCGAGCATGGTGCCCGAGACTTCGCCGGTGTAGGCGCCCTTGTCGAAGCGGCTGATGTCTTGCGCGCCCCAGGCGATGTCCGATCCGTGCAATGCGGATTCGGCTTGCGACAGGTACGGAAACGGAACGCAGACGCCGACGTCGCACGCAGCGGCATTCGAAGACTGGTTCCAGCCGGAACGAATAGCGGACAGGAGCTGCGCGTTGGCGGCAAGCTCGCCATGCATTTTCCAGTTGCCAAGGACGAGACGGCGAATATTCTGCTGAGTAGTGGTCATCGAGTGCACATCGAAAATTGCCCCGAATGTTCAGCCGGACGGCTTGGGCAAAAGATCGATTGTATCGGCTTCTGGCCTCTCGCTACAGCACCTGTCGTAAAAACTAGATCGTGAGCATGATCTTGCCGACCTGTTCACCCGCTTCCATCATGGCGTGGGCCTTGGCGGCATCGGCCAAAGGGAAGGTGGCGTGAATGATCGGCTTGAGCTTGCCGGCTTCGAGCAAGGGCCAGACGTGCTCGCGCAGCGCGGTGGCGACGCTGCCCTTGAAGGCGGCGTCACGCGGGCGCAGCGTTGACCCGGTCAGGGTCAGGCGGCGACGCATCATCAGGTTCAGGTCGAGCTGTTCGGCCTTGGTGCCGCCCAGCGTCGCGATCATGACGATGCGGCCGTCATCGGCCAGACATTGCAGGTCGCGGGCGATGTAGTCGCCGGACACCATGTCCAGGATGACGTCGACACCCTTGCTGTCGGTCAGGCGCTTGATCTCGGCCACGAAGTCCTGGGTCTTGTAGTTGATACCGGCCACGGCGCCCAGTTGTTCGACGGCGCGAACGCGGTCGTCACTGCCGACGGTGGCGTAGGTGGCATGGCCCATGGCCGTGGCCATCTGGACGGCCGTGGTCCCGATGCCGCTCGCGCCGCCGTGCACCAGGAAGCTTTCCTTGCCGGACAAGCGACCGCGCATGAAGACGTTGCTGTACACGGTGAAGTACGTTTCGGGCAGGCCGGCGGCTTCGATCATGGACAGGCCGGCAGGTATCGGCAGGCATTGCACGGCCGGGGCGACACAGTATTCGGCGTAGCCGCCGCCGTTGACCAGGGCGCAGACCGAATCGCCGACCTTGAAGCCGGCGGCTGCCGCGTCGCCGCCGACGATGACGCCGGCGACTTCCAGGCCGGGCAGATCGGACGCGCCCGGGGGCGGCGGGTAGCTGCCTTTGCGCTGGAAGACGTCGGGGCGATTGACGCCAGCCGCCACGACCTTGATCAGGACCTCGCCCGCAGCGGGTTCGGGAATGGGCCGTTCGACAGGCTTGAGGACTTCCGGTCCGCCGGGCTGGCTGATTTCGATCGCGATCATGTGTGGGCTCCTGAGTTGATGGAGCAATCATACGGCAAGGAAAAGCCCCCCCCTAGGCGCTGCGCGCCTCCCCCCAGGGGGCAGCACTGGCGGACCGGGGGACCCGAAGGGTTACGCCCCCCCTTGGCGCTACGCGCCTCCCCCAGGGGCAGCACCAGCGGACCGGGGGACCCGAAGGGTTACGCCCCCCCTAGGCGCTGCGCGCCTCCCCCCAGGGGGCAGCACTGGCGGACCGGGGGACCCGGATCCGCTGTGCTCTCGATTGGGGGCGGGGTTGATAACCCGCGGCGGCGCGGCGGCCGCCATTCCTATATTGAATACCTGGACACCAAATCGCTTGTGTTCTTTTGTACGTATCAACCCTAGACTCTGCCGGTGCGACGCTGGCGTGCATGCCGCGCGCGGAACTTCAGGATACGAGATACCCATGACGACACAAGCGCAGGTCATCGAAGGCAAGGCCACTCCTCGCGGAAAGTATCCGCATATCAAGCGGGCGGGGGATCTCCTGTTCGTGTCGGGGACGAGTTCGCGCCGTGCCGACAATTCGTTTGCTGGTGTGGAAGTGGACGCGATGGGTACGACGCGCCTCGACATTCGCGCACAGACGCGGGCCGTCATCGAGAACATTCGTGACATTCTGGCAACAGCGGGCGCGTCGCTGACCGACGTGGTCGAGATCAGCACCTTCCTCGTCGACATGAATGACTTCGGCGGCTACAACGAGGTGTACGGCGAATTCTTCGACTACACGGGCCCGGCCCGCACCACGGTCGGCGTGCATCAGCTTCCGCATCCTCACCTGCGCATCGAGATCAAGGCGATCGCATACAAACCCCTTTGACCTGTCAGGTGACGACCATGAAAATCGACATGCATTCCCACTTCTTTCCGCGGATCACGCAGGCCGAAGCCGCCGCCCTGGACCCGGTCCGCGGCCCCTGGCTGCGCGTGGATGACGGCGGCAAGTCCGGCCAGATCATGCGCGCCGACCAGCCCTTCCGCCCCGTGTACGACGCCCTGTGGGACGTGGATGCGCGGCTGGCCGAAATGGATGCGCAGAAAGTGGACATCCAGGTCACGTGTTCGACGCCGATCATGTTCGGCTACGAGTACCCGACCGAGCGTGTCATGCCCTGGGTGCAGCGCATGAACGAACTGGCGATCGAGTTCTGTGAGCCGACCAAAGGCCGCGTGATCGCGCTGGCGCAGGTGCCGCTGCAGGACATTGACGCGGCCTGCCGCGAGGCGTCGCGCGCCATGTCGATCGGCCATCATGGCGTGCAGATCGGCAACCACATGGGCGATCGCGACCTGGATGACGAAGGCCTGGTCACCTTCCTGCAGCACTGCGCCAATGAAGACATTCCTATCCTGGTCCATCCGTGGGACATGATGGGCGGCGACCGCATGAAGCAGTGGATGCTGCCGTGGCTGGTATCCATGCCGGCCGAGACGCAACTGGGCATCCTGTCGCTGATCCTGTCGGGCGCGTTCGAGCGCATTCCCGAATCGCTCAAGATCTGCTTTGGCCATGGCGGCGGCAGCTTTGCCTTCCTGCTGGGCCGCGTGGAAAACGCGTGGAAGCATCGCGACATCGTGCGCAAGGATTGCCCGAAGCCGCCGTCGGAATACGTGAAGCGCTTTTTTGTGGATTCGGCCGTGTTCGATCCGGGCGCGCTGCGCCTGCTGGCCGACGTCATGGGCACCGACCGCATCATGCTGGGCTCGGATTACCCGTTCCCGCTGGGCGAACAGCAGATCGGCCAGCTGGTGGCCGATCACCCGGACCTGACCGACGCCGACAAGAAGGCGATCTGGTCCGACAACGCCATCGACTTCTTCAACATCGACGTAAAGGGCGTTGCCGCCTGACCTGACGTTCCTTAGATTCCTGACCCACCCTGCCCTGCACCCAAGGAACCACCACCATGAAGTTTGTCCCCTCGTTGAGCCGTGTGTCGCGATCTGCCTTGTCGGTCAGCCTGACCGCGCTGTCGGTCGTTGCGGCCGCACCTGCATTCGCTGCCGACTACCCTGACCATGCGATCCGCCTGGTCGTGCCCGCGCCCCCGGGCGATGGCACCGACATTCTTGCCCGCAGCATTGGCAAGGTGCTGGGCGAGCGGCTTGGACAGAGCGTCGTGATCGAAAACCGGCCAGGCGCGGGCGGGGGCATTGCCGCCGACGCGGTGGCAAAGGCCGCGCCGGATGGCTATACGCTGATGATGGGCAATGCCAGTTCGCATGCCGTGACGCCGGGCCTGTACAAGAAGCTGTCGTGGGATCCGGTCCGGGACTTCACGCCGATCGCGCTGGTCGCCAGCGCACCGAACGTGCTGGTCGTGAACCCCAATCTGCCGGTCCGGAACATTCAGGAATTCATTGCCTACGCCAAGGCTAACCCGGGCAAGCTGAACATTGCGTCGGGCGGCAATGGCAGCCTGTCGCACCTGTCGGCCGAGTTGTTCAATTCGATGGCCGGCACGCAGATCACGCACGTGCCGTACAAGGGCGCGGCGCCTGCCGTGACGGCGTTGATGGGCGGTGAAGTGTCGGCGTTGATGATCAATATTCCGACCGTGACGCAGCACATTGCGTCGGGCAAGCTGCGCGGCCTGGCCGTCAGCGCCAAGACGCGTTCGCCGCAATTGCCGGATCTGCCGACCCTGGACGAAGCCGGTCTGAAAGGCTACGACACCGAAGCCTGGTTTGGCCTGTTTGCGCCAGCCAAGACACCGGCTGCCGTGATCACCAAGCTGCAGGCCTACACGCGCGCCTCGTTGGCCGACACGGCCGTGCAAACGCAGATGCGCAACATGGGTGCGGTCAAGTCCGATCTGCAGGGCGCCGCGTTTGGCACCTTCATGCAGCAGGACCTGAACAAGTACGGCGCCATCATCAAGTCGGCGAACGTCCAGGTCGACTGACCGGCATTACAGATCGGCGGGCGACGGCAACACCACGATGCCGTCCTCGTCGCTGTACA
This window encodes:
- the secG gene encoding preprotein translocase subunit SecG, which gives rise to MSVLFTVLLVVQVISAITIIVLVLLQQGKGADMGSAFGGGSAGSLFGATGAANFLSRATKWAAVVFFVTTAGLAYLGRPAASVAPQGGVMDAVPTDRSVPSVPGLPRPPVPGNDNSVPVAPTAPAAPATPAAPATRS
- the tpiA gene encoding triose-phosphate isomerase → MTTTQQNIRRLVLGNWKMHGELAANAQLLSAIRSGWNQSSNAAACDVGVCVPFPYLSQAESALHGSDIAWGAQDISRFDKGAYTGEVSGTMLADFGCRYVLVGHSERRSMHAESSDVVADKAKAALAAGLTPVVCIGESLEERESGRFLDVIHAQLAPVLALGSEAVSRMVLAYEPVWAIGTGKTASPEQAQEVHAAIRAALVAVKCPGVRILYGGSVKAANAATLFAQADIDGGLIGGAALVADEFLRIAEAGASTRSL
- a CDS encoding Hsp70 family protein, translated to MMSTACGVDFGTSNSTVGWSRPGHPALLDLEQGKPTLPSAIFFHDEDAEISYGRAALADYLAGYDGRLMRSMKSLLGSSLMEGHTEVQGRALPFRTLLAKFIGELKHRAESAAGRRFDSAVLGRPVFFVDDDPVADDLAQTTLAEIAASVGFKHIEFQFEPMAAAFHYESQIDREELVLVVDIGGGTSDFSVIRLGPDRATKLERRDDILANGGVHIGGVDFDKYLSLATVMPRFGLGSKLTSGKDVPSTQFNNLACWHTINLAYSRKAWAHLNDIYGEAAEKDKLALLLGMVKERSGHWLAMQVEEAKIELSDAGQAVIDLSRVAPGQSVDVTRAVFDKAVGHLVDKVEVTVQDVLRKAGVAPADIDTVFFTGGSSRLPLLRERLSAVVPSARSVEGDVFGSIGAGLALDAMRKFN
- a CDS encoding RidA family protein; the protein is MTTQAQVIEGKATPRGKYPHIKRAGDLLFVSGTSSRRADNSFAGVEVDAMGTTRLDIRAQTRAVIENIRDILATAGASLTDVVEISTFLVDMNDFGGYNEVYGEFFDYTGPARTTVGVHQLPHPHLRIEIKAIAYKPL
- a CDS encoding VOC family protein, producing MIDHLDHLVLTCTDPDATIAFYTGVLGMQLETFRGGRQAFRFGNQKINLHVRGSEFEPKAHLPVPGALDLCFIADRPLDDVIAALNAAGATIIDGPVERTGATSRIRSVYLRDPDLNLIEISELMA
- a CDS encoding sugar phosphate isomerase/epimerase family protein, which gives rise to MRNFSDSHEWLSINTATLRRQEGREVPLLDILDQCAKQGVRAISPWRDQVAAAGLAATSRAVRSHGMALSGYCRGGMFTYTDAPGHLAARSDNRRAVDEAAELNAACLVLVVGGLPGALAGKAAYTDITRARAQVEEGIAELLEYAKGAHMPVAIEPLHPMYAADRACVNTMEQALDICDRLDPGKTGALGVAVDVYHVWWDPKLREQIARAGKSRLLAFHVCDWMTPTTDLLNDRGMPGDGVIDIPLIRGWVEAQGFAGYSEVEIFSQDNWWKRPGAETLATCIERHRSAV
- a CDS encoding amidohydrolase family protein produces the protein MKIDMHSHFFPRITQAEAAALDPVRGPWLRVDDGGKSGQIMRADQPFRPVYDALWDVDARLAEMDAQKVDIQVTCSTPIMFGYEYPTERVMPWVQRMNELAIEFCEPTKGRVIALAQVPLQDIDAACREASRAMSIGHHGVQIGNHMGDRDLDDEGLVTFLQHCANEDIPILVHPWDMMGGDRMKQWMLPWLVSMPAETQLGILSLILSGAFERIPESLKICFGHGGGSFAFLLGRVENAWKHRDIVRKDCPKPPSEYVKRFFVDSAVFDPGALRLLADVMGTDRIMLGSDYPFPLGEQQIGQLVADHPDLTDADKKAIWSDNAIDFFNIDVKGVAA
- a CDS encoding AMP nucleosidase, which gives rise to MTNSVPLSAPPAHPVEPALPTPWPTESFRDATAAVARLIAIYERNTSWLVASFKDIVAAQAAEAGRVRACYPFIRIRVDTYDSVDSRLSYGHVAEPGVYQATVTQPALFEEYLTEQIKLLIQNHGVAIDVGESDVPIALHFAFPDGTYVEGEQIEALKRPLRDMFDVPDLAITDDAIVNGTWFGNDTSPRPLAPFTAPRIDYSLHRLQHYTATAPTHFQNYVLFTNYQFYVDEFCERARALVGSGEYDALVEPGNRITRHGESEPNRVAVGRLPQMPAYHLVRPNNSGVTLVNIGVGPSNAKTITDHIAVLRPHAWLMLGHCAGLSTSQRLGDYVLAHGYVRDDHVLDADLPTWVPVPPLAEVQVALEQAVEQVAGLSGWELKRIMRTGTVATIDNRNWELREQLEPVQRFAQSRAIALDMESATIAANGFRFRVPYGTLLCVSDKPLHGELKLPGMASAFYRRQVGQHLDIGIRALELLREMPPERLHSRKLRNFMETAFQ
- a CDS encoding TetR family transcriptional regulator → MTSDVTADPRQRSRDADRTQAEILLAARDEFAEYGLGGARVDRIAERAKVNKRLIYYYFQNKEALFLAVLEAAYDDIRAAERKLHLEHLSPADAVRKLTEFTWEYYLAHPEFITLLNSENLHRARHLAQSDNVQNVNSPLIETLAGILERGRAAGVFRGGVDPVQLYVSIAALSYFYLSNNHTLSSAFGRDLLSAKAKAERISHINEVIMGYILRD
- a CDS encoding NAD(P)H-quinone oxidoreductase; its protein translation is MIAIEISQPGGPEVLKPVERPIPEPAAGEVLIKVVAAGVNRPDVFQRKGSYPPPPGASDLPGLEVAGVIVGGDAAAAGFKVGDSVCALVNGGGYAEYCVAPAVQCLPIPAGLSMIEAAGLPETYFTVYSNVFMRGRLSGKESFLVHGGASGIGTTAVQMATAMGHATYATVGSDDRVRAVEQLGAVAGINYKTQDFVAEIKRLTDSKGVDVILDMVSGDYIARDLQCLADDGRIVMIATLGGTKAEQLDLNLMMRRRLTLTGSTLRPRDAAFKGSVATALREHVWPLLEAGKLKPIIHATFPLADAAKAHAMMEAGEQVGKIMLTI